One part of the Arachidicoccus terrestris genome encodes these proteins:
- a CDS encoding alginate lyase family protein: MKKYSLIIIASVSLTMMTACSKGVNQKNGDPTTNPDSTNTAPTVSKIDTLPTNTPFKHPGLLLSQKDFDRIKTKVNASASPWIEGWNKLITNTHAQTNYTPNPVDTLIRGGSSREQPKPDNYSRAFNDVAAAFQLAVRWKITGDDSYAEAAIKILNAWAAKCKAISGDSNTALAGGIYGYQFANAGEILRDYSGWKQEDFEAFKQFMLNVFYANNHAFLSTHWGTCSSHYWANWDFCALASEMAIGVLTDKRELYNHAIYYLQNGIGTGNINNAINYVYGDSLAQWQESGRDQGHCTLDVALFGTICQQAWNQGDDLYGLDNNRFLKACEYVAKYNVASLEVPYTAYTNCEGVSNPVISSNGRGTVRPMWELVYNHYVNLKGLKATWTTLGAKSVRPEGGGGDYGPNSGGYDQFGFGTLLYSR, from the coding sequence ATGAAAAAATATTCACTAATAATAATAGCGTCAGTTAGCTTAACTATGATGACTGCGTGTTCAAAAGGTGTCAATCAAAAAAATGGCGATCCTACAACTAATCCGGACTCCACAAACACGGCTCCAACAGTCTCCAAAATCGATACTTTACCAACTAATACTCCATTTAAACACCCTGGATTATTGCTAAGTCAGAAAGATTTTGATAGAATTAAGACCAAAGTAAACGCAAGCGCATCCCCGTGGATTGAAGGTTGGAACAAACTAATTACCAACACACATGCTCAGACAAACTATACCCCTAACCCTGTAGACACCTTGATAAGAGGCGGGAGCTCTAGAGAGCAACCCAAACCTGATAATTACTCACGAGCTTTTAACGATGTTGCAGCGGCATTTCAATTGGCAGTACGCTGGAAGATAACCGGCGATGATTCATACGCAGAGGCCGCAATTAAGATTCTAAATGCGTGGGCTGCCAAATGTAAAGCCATATCTGGAGATAGTAATACTGCACTTGCTGGGGGAATATACGGTTATCAGTTTGCGAATGCCGGAGAAATACTGAGAGATTATTCAGGTTGGAAACAGGAAGATTTTGAAGCGTTTAAACAATTCATGTTGAATGTTTTCTATGCAAACAATCATGCTTTTTTATCTACTCACTGGGGCACCTGCAGCTCACACTATTGGGCCAATTGGGACTTCTGCGCCCTTGCGTCCGAAATGGCCATTGGTGTATTAACGGACAAAAGAGAACTATACAATCATGCCATCTATTATTTACAAAATGGAATCGGCACAGGCAACATTAACAATGCAATCAACTATGTCTATGGTGATTCCTTGGCTCAATGGCAAGAAAGTGGTCGCGACCAAGGTCACTGTACATTAGATGTCGCCCTATTTGGAACGATCTGCCAGCAGGCGTGGAACCAAGGCGACGATCTCTATGGGCTTGATAATAATAGATTCCTCAAAGCATGCGAATATGTGGCAAAATACAATGTGGCCAGCTTAGAAGTACCATATACAGCCTACACAAATTGCGAAGGTGTTTCCAACCCAGTAATAAGCTCGAACGGACGGGGGACGGTCAGGCCCATGTGGGAGCTTGTTTATAACCACTATGTCAACCTTAAGGGCTTAAAAGCAACATGGACAACTTTAGGTGCCAAAAGCGTCAGGCCAGAAGGCGGCGGTGGTGATTATGGCCCCAACAGCGGGGGGTATGATCAATTCGGTTTCGGAACATTACTTTACTCAAGATAA
- a CDS encoding glycoside hydrolase family 2 protein — protein MRLRFSVLLLLAIAYTDHGFSQTKVVMKTPFTDAATRAVVPFPEYPRPQLEREHWMNLNGKWDYIGGKKAPDALHAVTAPSFVNPEKITVPYPPESYLSGIQRNQEINMWYRRTFRLPESYKGKRMLLNFGASDYQTVVFVNNKKAGTHTGGYDAFSFDITPFLTDGTNTIVVGVQDKNDGRSVSGKNGPRGDYTFTSGIWQTVWLEPVSENYIQDIRLTPDVAHGKVYVRVNSDNEAAVEAIALAGGKVVARVEGQTNTKFSIDIKDPSLWSPEHPFLYDLKVRLKDRSGQTADEVSSYFGMRSIRLGTVNGIKRPLLNGKFVLQLGLLDQGYWPDGIYTAPSDEALKFDIQESKKAGFNLIRKHMKTEPQRWYYWCDKMGLMVWQDMPCIWYQDEDTAVVRSEFRKEWKEIIDEHYNAPSVVTWVPFNENWGAFDVKEITAWTKQYDPSRLVNGNSGFNNNPSYQKAYGDPGNGDYVDTHIYVGPYGASVPDADRAASLGEFGGVGLFVRGHLYPVENNAYDMMATKEDLTNRYILLLNQVEQLVLYKGLSVAIYTQTTDVEHEINGILTYDRMVEKMDLGKVKEINEAVIHSSRKLND, from the coding sequence ATGAGACTTCGTTTTTCAGTGTTGCTGCTGTTGGCAATCGCCTATACAGATCACGGCTTTTCACAGACTAAAGTCGTGATGAAAACGCCTTTTACAGATGCTGCCACCAGAGCAGTCGTGCCTTTTCCGGAATATCCCCGTCCGCAGTTAGAGAGAGAACATTGGATGAATCTTAACGGGAAATGGGACTATATAGGCGGCAAAAAGGCACCGGATGCGCTGCATGCAGTTACTGCACCCTCCTTTGTTAATCCGGAAAAGATAACCGTACCCTATCCGCCTGAATCTTACCTGTCGGGTATACAGAGAAATCAGGAAATAAATATGTGGTACAGGCGCACATTTCGTTTGCCGGAATCTTATAAAGGCAAAAGAATGCTGCTGAATTTCGGCGCTTCTGATTACCAGACGGTGGTATTTGTCAATAATAAGAAGGCGGGGACACATACCGGCGGTTATGATGCTTTTTCTTTCGACATTACGCCATTTTTAACGGACGGCACGAATACAATTGTGGTGGGGGTACAGGATAAAAATGACGGGAGGTCTGTATCCGGTAAAAACGGCCCCAGGGGAGATTATACTTTTACATCGGGGATCTGGCAGACCGTATGGCTGGAACCGGTTTCCGAAAATTATATCCAGGATATTCGCCTGACGCCTGATGTAGCTCATGGCAAAGTCTATGTCAGGGTTAATTCCGATAACGAAGCCGCTGTTGAAGCCATCGCTTTGGCAGGTGGAAAAGTCGTCGCCCGTGTGGAAGGTCAAACTAACACGAAATTCAGTATTGATATTAAAGATCCCAGCCTATGGTCTCCTGAGCATCCCTTTTTATATGACCTGAAAGTACGGCTCAAAGACCGAAGTGGTCAGACAGCGGATGAAGTGAGTAGCTACTTTGGTATGCGTTCCATTAGACTTGGAACGGTAAACGGGATAAAGAGACCTTTATTAAATGGGAAATTTGTCTTGCAATTGGGTTTGCTGGATCAGGGGTATTGGCCGGACGGTATTTATACGGCACCTTCTGATGAAGCGTTGAAGTTTGACATTCAGGAGAGTAAAAAAGCCGGGTTTAATCTGATCCGTAAGCATATGAAAACCGAACCACAAAGATGGTATTATTGGTGCGATAAAATGGGACTAATGGTATGGCAGGATATGCCCTGTATCTGGTACCAGGATGAGGATACGGCCGTAGTTCGTTCCGAGTTCAGAAAGGAGTGGAAAGAAATCATCGACGAACATTATAATGCACCCTCTGTTGTTACCTGGGTCCCCTTCAATGAAAACTGGGGCGCTTTTGACGTGAAAGAAATTACGGCCTGGACGAAACAATATGACCCTTCCCGGCTTGTCAATGGTAACTCCGGCTTCAATAACAATCCTTCCTATCAGAAAGCCTACGGAGATCCGGGCAATGGAGATTATGTCGACACGCATATTTATGTCGGTCCGTATGGTGCCTCTGTGCCGGATGCCGACCGGGCCGCGTCGCTGGGCGAATTTGGTGGCGTCGGACTTTTTGTACGAGGTCATCTTTATCCGGTTGAAAACAATGCTTATGATATGATGGCCACAAAGGAAGACCTGACTAACAGATATATACTGCTATTGAACCAGGTGGAGCAATTGGTGCTGTATAAAGGGCTAAGTGTCGCTATCTACACCCAGACGACGGATGTCGAGCATGAGATAAACGGAATTCTGACCTATGACAGGATGGTGGAGAAAATGGATTTAGGCAAAGTAAAAGAAATTAATGAAGCGGTGATCCATTCAAGTAGAAAGCTAAACGATTAG
- a CDS encoding HD domain-containing protein has translation MSVKRLKSVAGIMIPDSKIAIEATELLLEHGTEFIYNHSLRVFVFSALNGKRLKANYDAELLYVSSVFHDLGLTPHYSSPDLRFEVDGANAARDFLKSHGLPKEQLQLVWDTIALHTTIGVAEHKEPEVALMYAGVGLDVMGEGYEHLSE, from the coding sequence ATGTCAGTAAAAAGATTAAAATCGGTGGCGGGAATTATGATTCCAGATAGTAAAATTGCGATTGAAGCAACAGAATTGCTGCTGGAGCATGGGACGGAGTTTATCTATAACCATTCGCTCAGGGTATTTGTGTTTTCTGCCCTGAACGGCAAAAGGCTAAAGGCAAACTATGATGCGGAGTTGCTGTATGTCAGTTCCGTATTTCATGATCTGGGCCTCACGCCGCATTACAGCAGCCCTGATCTTAGATTTGAGGTGGATGGCGCAAATGCCGCCAGAGACTTCCTGAAAAGTCACGGACTGCCTAAAGAACAACTGCAACTTGTCTGGGATACGATTGCGCTTCATACAACGATTGGCGTTGCGGAGCATAAAGAACCGGAAGTTGCATTAATGTATGCGGGCGTCGGACTGGATGTGATGGGAGAGGGATATGAACACCTGAGTGAATAG
- a CDS encoding helix-turn-helix transcriptional regulator produces the protein MQSISHLVIDKEVKDSFKVDRLLNARQTDECPVSVVYNRIFILEGAKGAVRLDQSTYALSGNEVFLIAKGQIFSFLPGTVLTGQEILFGDCFWDRAPESASNCKAVLFNRILPNPIFPLTGSDATDLFAISDMLLQEYDKEDYPNKLDAMAAYLKIIMIKLANIQSSSTKEMNDFDQEIYQSFLTLVSEKAGSTREVADFARELSVSARKLSEVCRSKSGSGAKEIINKALIAEAKRSLQFTVKPVKEIAYRLHFATPEQFSHFFKKYTGASPADFRQLFVNIGR, from the coding sequence ATGCAGTCAATTAGCCATTTGGTTATTGATAAAGAGGTAAAAGACTCATTTAAAGTCGACAGGCTGTTAAATGCGCGACAGACGGACGAATGTCCGGTAAGTGTGGTCTATAACCGGATCTTTATTCTTGAGGGTGCCAAAGGAGCTGTGCGGCTTGATCAGTCAACCTATGCGTTATCGGGCAATGAAGTCTTTTTGATCGCGAAGGGACAGATATTTTCTTTCCTGCCGGGTACAGTCCTGACGGGACAGGAAATACTGTTTGGTGACTGTTTTTGGGACCGGGCGCCCGAAAGCGCTTCCAATTGTAAGGCAGTGTTATTTAATCGTATATTGCCCAATCCCATATTTCCCCTAACCGGATCAGATGCAACAGATCTGTTCGCTATCTCCGATATGTTGCTTCAGGAATATGACAAAGAGGATTATCCCAATAAACTCGATGCCATGGCCGCCTATTTAAAGATCATAATGATCAAACTGGCCAATATTCAGTCTTCCTCTACTAAGGAAATGAATGATTTTGATCAGGAGATCTATCAAAGTTTTCTCACATTGGTCAGTGAGAAAGCAGGCAGCACCCGGGAAGTAGCGGATTTTGCCCGGGAACTTTCCGTTTCTGCCCGGAAGTTATCAGAGGTGTGCCGCAGTAAAAGCGGCAGCGGTGCGAAAGAAATTATTAATAAAGCGCTTATTGCTGAGGCAAAACGTTCCCTCCAGTTTACGGTAAAGCCGGTTAAAGAGATTGCATATCGTCTTCACTTTGCCACCCCCGAACAATTCAGCCATTTTTTTAAGAAATACACGGGCGCATCACCGGCTGACTTTCGTCAACTCTTTGTAAATATTGGCAGGTAA
- the gloA2 gene encoding SMU1112c/YaeR family gloxylase I-like metalloprotein, translated as MQIESLHHIAIICSDYERSKFFYTEILGFRIENEVFRADRSSYKLDLSLNGQYLIELFSFPDPPGRVSRPEATGLRHIAFGVKDIQKEVDFLKSKDIVVEAIRVDRHTNRKFTFFNDPDNLPIELYEI; from the coding sequence ATGCAAATTGAAAGCCTACATCATATCGCCATTATTTGTTCTGATTACGAAAGATCAAAGTTTTTTTATACCGAGATCCTGGGATTTAGGATTGAAAATGAAGTATTCAGGGCGGACAGATCTTCTTACAAGCTCGATCTGTCGCTGAACGGGCAATATCTGATTGAACTTTTTTCTTTTCCAGATCCGCCCGGACGTGTTTCCAGGCCGGAAGCCACCGGACTCAGGCATATTGCGTTTGGTGTGAAGGATATTCAAAAGGAGGTGGACTTTTTGAAGTCGAAGGATATTGTGGTAGAAGCCATTCGGGTGGACAGGCATACGAACAGGAAATTCACTTTTTTTAATGATCCGGACAACTTGCCTATTGAATTGTATGAGATCTGA
- a CDS encoding aldo/keto reductase, whose protein sequence is MEFRKLGDSDLKLSAITYGAFAIGGNMWGGTERKDSVASVKASIDHGVTTIDTAPFYGFGLSEEMIGEAIQGYDRSKIQLLTKFGLVWDGSNNGEGDFFFNADKGDTTVPVYKYASKANVFKEVEESLKRLKTDYIDLLQIHWPDSTTPISETMEALDILLQQGKIRAAGVSNYSAAQVAEARRTTPIVSDQVSYSMLNRDIENELVPYALKNNLGIIAYSPMERGLLTGKYFNEGKLKETDHRNGYFQRFDLQKVKAFLDTIQPLAESKGATLSQLVLRWTSLQTGITIVLAGARNAEQAIANARAVDICLTEEDLSFIQTALSKI, encoded by the coding sequence ATGGAATTTAGAAAATTAGGCGATTCAGATTTAAAGTTATCAGCCATCACCTACGGCGCCTTCGCCATTGGTGGCAATATGTGGGGAGGGACGGAGCGAAAAGATTCAGTGGCATCCGTAAAAGCATCCATTGACCACGGCGTTACGACGATAGATACAGCGCCATTCTACGGGTTTGGACTGAGCGAGGAAATGATTGGTGAAGCGATTCAGGGCTATGACAGGAGTAAGATCCAGCTACTGACCAAATTCGGTCTCGTATGGGACGGAAGCAATAATGGTGAGGGAGACTTTTTCTTTAACGCTGATAAAGGGGATACAACAGTGCCTGTCTATAAATACGCTTCAAAAGCGAATGTGTTTAAAGAAGTGGAGGAAAGCCTGAAGCGCCTGAAGACGGATTACATCGATCTGTTACAGATTCACTGGCCGGACAGCACCACGCCCATATCGGAAACGATGGAGGCGCTGGATATATTATTGCAACAAGGGAAGATCCGCGCCGCAGGTGTCAGTAATTATAGTGCGGCGCAGGTGGCAGAGGCAAGACGGACAACACCAATCGTAAGTGACCAGGTGAGCTATAGTATGCTGAACCGGGATATTGAAAATGAATTGGTGCCCTATGCACTTAAGAACAATCTGGGCATTATTGCTTACAGCCCGATGGAGCGGGGCCTATTGACGGGTAAGTATTTTAACGAAGGGAAATTGAAGGAAACGGATCACCGCAATGGCTATTTCCAGCGCTTCGATCTGCAAAAGGTCAAGGCCTTCCTTGATACCATTCAGCCCCTGGCTGAAAGTAAAGGCGCTACGCTGTCGCAGTTGGTACTGAGGTGGACCTCCTTACAGACAGGCATCACTATTGTTTTGGCCGGCGCCAGAAATGCGGAGCAGGCGATCGCTAATGCCAGGGCCGTGGATATCTGCCTGACGGAGGAAGATCTTTCTTTTATTCAAACAGCGTTGTCAAAGATCTAA
- a CDS encoding NAD(P)H-dependent oxidoreductase translates to MKKVFIVNGGQTFAHSGGLFNSTLTRWTQDALLENGFEVRVTHTDDAFDPQAEVENFKWADVIIYNTPIWWFQVPNRLKKYIDEVFTAGHQNGIYASDGRSRKNPAVHYGTGGLMQGKKYVVNSSWNAPATAFTLPGEFFDQRSVDDGVLFGFHKMNQFAGLERMSGFHFHDMEKNVTPKRIEDYRQQYLNHLYENFMMEKQLS, encoded by the coding sequence ATGAAAAAAGTATTTATAGTCAACGGCGGTCAGACTTTCGCCCATTCAGGCGGATTGTTCAATAGTACGCTGACCCGGTGGACCCAGGACGCTTTACTGGAAAATGGATTTGAAGTCAGGGTGACCCATACCGACGATGCGTTCGATCCCCAGGCGGAGGTAGAGAATTTTAAATGGGCGGATGTTATTATTTATAATACCCCCATCTGGTGGTTTCAGGTGCCCAACCGGCTTAAAAAATATATAGACGAAGTTTTTACCGCGGGGCATCAAAATGGAATCTATGCCAGTGACGGGAGGAGCCGTAAAAATCCAGCCGTGCATTACGGAACCGGGGGGCTTATGCAGGGGAAAAAATACGTGGTCAATAGTTCCTGGAACGCGCCTGCAACGGCTTTCACCTTGCCTGGTGAATTTTTTGACCAGCGGTCGGTGGACGACGGCGTGCTTTTTGGTTTTCATAAAATGAATCAGTTCGCGGGGCTTGAAAGGATGAGTGGGTTTCACTTTCACGACATGGAAAAAAATGTAACACCAAAGCGGATAGAAGACTACCGACAGCAGTATCTGAATCATTTATATGAGAACTTTATGATGGAAAAGCAATTGTCATGA
- a CDS encoding LysR family transcriptional regulator, whose translation MRWNLEWLRTFKAIYETGTLSAAAHELFISQPGVSLHLNSLEAFTGHKLFDRSARKMVPTEKGKILYNFILDPLKKMEDAEQHFHKRAQDQRATISVGMCFETFQYTLEEHIASLPFNLIISFGEYPKMQHDLDNGLLDLIITPQKGNQQNLDYQPFSKERIVLIAGSQTDTSAVAALLTAGKTMEAADILKQQLWYSTTADMDHLKNFWLKHFGVHPDFSPNYIVPNISSIIRCLSDGDGYSVVPDFLCSEALASGKIKMIWEGRTPLENTLYFGTRKKTMYQKEITQLEKLLVNKWEREEAR comes from the coding sequence ATGCGATGGAATTTAGAATGGCTCCGCACTTTTAAGGCCATATACGAAACCGGCACATTATCAGCAGCCGCCCACGAATTATTCATTTCTCAGCCAGGCGTCAGTTTACACCTGAATTCACTGGAGGCGTTTACCGGCCATAAACTCTTTGACCGTTCGGCACGAAAGATGGTGCCGACAGAAAAGGGAAAGATCCTGTATAACTTTATTTTGGATCCGTTGAAAAAAATGGAGGACGCCGAACAACATTTTCACAAACGGGCACAGGACCAGCGTGCGACCATCAGCGTGGGTATGTGTTTTGAAACATTTCAATATACTTTGGAAGAACATATCGCCAGCCTTCCCTTTAACCTGATTATTTCTTTCGGGGAATATCCGAAAATGCAGCATGATCTGGATAATGGCCTTTTAGATCTGATCATCACCCCACAGAAAGGCAATCAGCAGAACCTGGACTATCAGCCATTTTCAAAAGAAAGAATCGTTTTAATCGCAGGAAGCCAGACGGATACGTCGGCAGTGGCCGCATTATTAACAGCCGGTAAAACAATGGAGGCGGCCGACATATTGAAGCAACAACTTTGGTACAGCACCACTGCCGATATGGATCATCTGAAAAATTTCTGGCTAAAACATTTCGGCGTGCATCCGGATTTCAGCCCAAACTATATTGTCCCGAACATCAGCTCCATTATCCGCTGCCTGAGTGACGGTGACGGCTACTCAGTTGTCCCGGACTTTCTCTGTTCAGAAGCCCTGGCATCCGGGAAAATTAAAATGATATGGGAAGGACGCACTCCCCTGGAGAACACGCTTTACTTCGGGACCCGGAAAAAAACCATGTATCAAAAAGAAATCACGCAACTTGAAAAACTGTTGGTCAACAAATGGGAACGGGAAGAAGCCAGATAA